CTTCATCCCGAGGATCGAGGTCGGGCTCGTGCGCGTCAACGGCGACACGACGGGCGTCGACCCGCACGCGCCGTTCGGGGGCATGAAGGGATCGAGCTCCGGGAGCCGCGAACAGGGATCGGCGGCGCGCGAGTTCTACACCGAGATCAAGACCGTCCAGATCAATCCGTGACCGTTCCCGAATCGATCCGCGTCGTCGACTCCCACACGGAGGGCGAGCCGACGCGCGTCGTCGTCGAGGGATGGCCGCAGCCGTCGGGCGGCACGATGGAGGAGCGCCGGCGCGACATGAAGGAGCGCTTCGATCCGCTCCGGCGCGCCGTCCTCTGCGAGCCCCGCGGCCACGAGGCGGTCGTCGGCGCGCTCCTCACGCCCCCGGTCTCCCCCGGCTCCCTCGCCGGGGTCGTCTTCTTCGACAACGCGGCGTATCTCGGAATGTGCGGCCACGGGACGATCGGCGTCGTCCGGACGCTCGAATACCTCGGGCGGCTGGCGCCGGGGCCGGTCGCGCTCGACACGCCGGTCGGGACGGTACGCGCCGAACTCGCGGCCGACGGCTCCGTGGCGATCGAGAACGTTCCCGCTTTCCTGCATGCGCGCGACGTCGTCGTCGAGGTTCCCGGGGTCGGGCGGATCACCGGCGACGTCGCCTACGGCGGAAACTGGTTCTTCATCGCTCCCTGGGAAGGGCCGCTCCTCGCCTCCGGCATCGACGAGCTCACCCGGATCACGCGCGGAATCGGAGAAGCGCTTCGCCGCGCCGGCGTGACCGGAGCGGGAGGCGCGGAAGTCGATCACGTCATCCTCTTGGGCGAGAGCGACCGCCCCGACGCGGATCGGAAGAATTTCGTCCTCTGCCCCGGCGCCGCGTACGACCGCTCCCCGTGCGGCACCGGGACCTCGGCGACGATGGCGACGCTCCACGCGCGCGGCCGGCTCGCGCTCGGCGAGGTCTGGCGGCAGGAGGGCATCATCGGCAGCCTGTTCCAGGGATGGCTCTCCGCCAGCGGCGAAACGCTCGTGCCGCACGTGCGCGGCACCGCGTTCGTGACGGGAGAAGCGACGCTCCGATTCGATCCCCGGGACCCGTTCCGGCTGGGGATTCCGACCGCATGAGAGAGACCCGAAAGACCGCGCTCGTTCCCGCTCGGGCCGCATGACCCCTCGTTCCTTCGACGCGATCGTCGTCGGCGCCGGGATCGTCGGCGCGGCATGCGCCGAGGCCCTGGCGGTCGACGGAATGCGGGTCGCCGTCCTCGACGCGGCCTTCCCGGGAGGGGGGACGACGGCCGCGGGGATGGGCCACCTCGTCGCGATGGACGATTCCGAGCCTCAGCTCGCCCTGACCGCCTGGTCGAACCGCCTCTGGAAGGAACGGGCGGGATCTCTCCCCGCCGAATGCGAAATGGATCCGTGCGGCACCCTCTGGGTCGCCGAGGATCGCCGGCAGCTCGCGGAGGTCGAAGCCAGGAGCGCGCGCTACCAGGCGCACGGAATCGCCGCCGAGCCCCTCGGGGCGGATCGCCTCGCGCTCGCCGAGCCGAACCTCCGACCCGGCCTCGCCGGAGCGCTGCGCGTCCCGGGAGACTCGGTTCTCTACCCTCCGGCGGCGGCGCGGGCGCTGATCGA
This genomic stretch from Thermoanaerobaculia bacterium harbors:
- a CDS encoding proline racemase family protein, which gives rise to MTVPESIRVVDSHTEGEPTRVVVEGWPQPSGGTMEERRRDMKERFDPLRRAVLCEPRGHEAVVGALLTPPVSPGSLAGVVFFDNAAYLGMCGHGTIGVVRTLEYLGRLAPGPVALDTPVGTVRAELAADGSVAIENVPAFLHARDVVVEVPGVGRITGDVAYGGNWFFIAPWEGPLLASGIDELTRITRGIGEALRRAGVTGAGGAEVDHVILLGESDRPDADRKNFVLCPGAAYDRSPCGTGTSATMATLHARGRLALGEVWRQEGIIGSLFQGWLSASGETLVPHVRGTAFVTGEATLRFDPRDPFRLGIPTA
- a CDS encoding aldehyde dehydrogenase family protein, with product FIPRIEVGLVRVNGDTTGVDPHAPFGGMKGSSSGSREQGSAAREFYTEIKTVQINP